The following are encoded in a window of Paenibacillus polymyxa genomic DNA:
- a CDS encoding methyl-accepting chemotaxis protein, whose amino-acid sequence MKNLKWRTMSFFGKNLLISFLNIVLIGAILITSSYILQKNILTTQLQDQVKVLTKKWAEDVDKTKVQQALSEKDYNGSAQQDLRKFLDSIHTFYPNVAQAYIFGTELTEGNQTSIIGVPTNLVQAFQDSKMNIGDMYTLPDENVQGVNKMLQSKDSAFSSFYTDDFGTWTTIVYPITDESGKITSAIYFDVDASSVPNGLHKLLVYGVSLLILFLAIFLTVQYLLVKRTLSPIRSLMKGIEEVSEGNLNVKIKTGEDDLGIINQKFNSMIKRLNDTMVKVQDTTQEVTGSAQELLSISEKNSTNTNVINSNIQEITQGLEAQDHAALESSRAMNEMSTVIQTIAESSSSVADQAYSMEKRSVEGNQVAQKLSAQMDSISTTMESTADSVNALQNRSNEISNIVSIITGIASQTNLLALNASIEAARVGEEGKGFAVVAGEVRNLAEQSQESAKQIAELIEEIQKEIEQTVKGISLGTKEVHIGLEVTKQTGEMFSEILDASNKVSSQIQEVSSATEQISASTQEMSATSDELSSTVSKTVDSSKQIEHTIGEQAESMASIVQASDKLTLMSGELEELISFFKVNREA is encoded by the coding sequence GTGAAAAACTTGAAGTGGAGAACTATGTCCTTTTTTGGTAAAAATCTATTAATCTCTTTTCTTAACATCGTATTAATAGGTGCTATTCTCATCACATCCAGCTATATACTTCAAAAGAACATTCTCACCACGCAGCTGCAAGACCAAGTTAAAGTATTGACTAAAAAATGGGCAGAAGATGTTGACAAAACAAAAGTACAACAAGCATTAAGCGAAAAAGATTATAACGGTTCTGCTCAACAGGATTTACGCAAATTCCTAGATTCTATCCACACATTTTATCCTAATGTTGCCCAAGCTTACATATTTGGCACAGAACTAACAGAAGGAAATCAAACCTCCATTATTGGCGTTCCTACAAATTTAGTCCAAGCTTTCCAAGACTCGAAGATGAATATTGGGGATATGTACACTCTTCCAGACGAAAATGTACAAGGTGTAAATAAAATGCTTCAATCTAAAGACTCAGCGTTTAGCAGCTTTTATACTGACGATTTTGGTACATGGACGACCATTGTTTACCCAATTACAGATGAAAGCGGTAAAATCACAAGTGCGATATACTTTGACGTAGACGCGAGCTCTGTACCTAACGGACTTCATAAATTGCTTGTATATGGTGTTTCATTGCTCATTCTGTTCCTTGCGATCTTCTTAACGGTCCAATATTTACTGGTAAAACGTACCCTCTCCCCGATTCGTAGCCTGATGAAGGGCATTGAAGAAGTCAGCGAGGGGAATCTGAATGTAAAAATCAAGACAGGCGAGGACGACCTTGGCATTATCAATCAAAAATTTAATTCTATGATCAAACGCCTTAACGATACCATGGTGAAAGTACAGGATACGACGCAAGAAGTTACGGGATCTGCCCAGGAATTGTTAAGCATTAGCGAGAAAAACAGTACGAATACGAACGTCATTAACAGCAATATTCAGGAAATAACCCAGGGGCTTGAAGCTCAGGATCACGCAGCACTTGAAAGCTCCAGAGCTATGAATGAAATGTCGACAGTTATCCAAACGATTGCCGAAAGCTCCTCTTCCGTAGCCGATCAAGCTTATTCTATGGAAAAACGCTCCGTTGAAGGCAATCAGGTAGCCCAAAAGCTTTCCGCTCAAATGGACTCCATCTCCACTACAATGGAAAGTACAGCTGATTCCGTTAATGCGCTGCAGAACCGTTCTAACGAAATCAGCAATATCGTCAGCATCATTACAGGCATTGCCAGTCAAACGAATCTGCTGGCACTGAACGCTTCTATTGAAGCTGCCAGAGTCGGTGAAGAGGGCAAAGGTTTTGCAGTAGTAGCGGGAGAGGTGCGTAATTTGGCTGAACAGTCTCAAGAGTCTGCCAAACAAATTGCAGAGCTTATTGAAGAAATCCAAAAAGAAATTGAGCAGACTGTAAAAGGCATCAGCCTTGGTACAAAAGAAGTTCACATTGGGCTAGAAGTTACGAAGCAAACAGGCGAAATGTTCTCTGAAATTTTAGATGCGTCTAATAAAGTGTCGTCACAAATTCAAGAGGTATCCAGCGCAACGGAGCAGATCTCGGCCAGCACGCAGGAAATGTCAGCTACCTCTGACGAGCTGTCTTCGACAGTTAGCAAAACAGTCGACAGCAGCAAACAAATCGAGCATACCATTGGAGAACAGGCTGAGTCTATGGCTTCTATTGTCCAAGCTTCTGACAAACTCACATTGATGTCTGGGGAGCTGGAAGAGCTCATTTCGTTCTTCAAGGTGAACCGGGAAGCCTAA
- a CDS encoding glycoside hydrolase family 53 protein: MKTGNRIMVFAMLILLSSLLYPLGSVGLGAASAAPAFAKGADISWVAGMEAQGMTWKDKKGVRRDILQILRDDYQINSVRIRVWVNPDMKDYASGYMNAEKAAELAQRAKKLGMSVMLTLHYSDSWADPGQQNKPYAWRNFTFTQLMDAVWSHTVYVMNTMKSKGVTPDWVQIGNETNNGMLWEDGKASVNMKNYAWLVNTGNNAVKSVSSSTKTIVHLANGDNGSVLNWNIGGLIDNGAQFDLIGLSLYPSPSDWQGKVDQTIANANNLIAKYGKGIVISEIGMEYNEPAASKAFISAIKTKVRNIGGGKGTGVFYWEPAATPGYNQGCNKGAWQADGKPTSALEGFIN, from the coding sequence ATGAAAACAGGTAACCGCATTATGGTATTTGCGATGTTGATCTTGTTATCCAGCTTATTGTATCCGTTGGGCTCTGTGGGGTTAGGTGCGGCTTCGGCCGCCCCTGCTTTCGCCAAAGGAGCAGATATAAGCTGGGTAGCAGGAATGGAAGCGCAAGGTATGACTTGGAAGGATAAAAAGGGTGTTCGTCGAGATATACTGCAAATTTTGCGAGATGACTATCAGATCAACTCGGTACGTATCCGTGTGTGGGTAAACCCTGACATGAAAGATTATGCAAGCGGATACATGAATGCCGAAAAGGCAGCAGAGCTGGCACAGCGAGCTAAAAAATTGGGCATGAGCGTGATGCTGACTCTACATTATAGTGATTCCTGGGCAGATCCAGGGCAACAGAACAAACCTTATGCGTGGCGCAATTTCACATTTACACAACTTATGGATGCAGTCTGGTCTCATACGGTCTATGTTATGAACACGATGAAAAGCAAGGGGGTAACACCGGACTGGGTGCAGATCGGTAATGAGACGAACAATGGAATGCTCTGGGAAGACGGCAAAGCTTCGGTGAACATGAAAAACTATGCCTGGCTCGTCAATACAGGTAATAATGCTGTAAAATCGGTTAGCAGCAGTACTAAAACGATCGTACATTTAGCCAACGGGGATAACGGTTCCGTGTTGAACTGGAATATCGGTGGGCTGATTGATAATGGAGCTCAGTTTGATCTCATCGGGCTGTCTCTGTATCCGTCTCCTTCTGACTGGCAGGGTAAGGTGGACCAGACGATTGCCAATGCCAATAACCTCATTGCCAAATACGGCAAAGGCATTGTCATCAGTGAAATCGGAATGGAATATAACGAACCTGCTGCTTCCAAGGCATTTATTTCTGCAATCAAAACAAAGGTTCGTAACATTGGAGGCGGCAAGGGTACAGGGGTATTTTATTGGGAGCCGGCTGCAACTCCAGGTTACAATCAAGGTTGTAACAAAGGTGCTTGGCAGGCTGACGGTAAACCAACCTCAGCTTTGGAAGGATTTATAAATTAA
- a CDS encoding beta-galactosidase, whose product MTNQNIIKYPPISERVPRMLHGADYNPEQWQHYPEVLAEDIRLMKLAKCNVMSVGIFSWVSLEPEEGVFTFEWLDRILDSFAENGIYAFLATPSGARPAWMSQKYPEVLRVEANRVRNLHGFRHNHCATSPVYREKVRIMNTKLAERYANHPAVIGWHISNEFGGDCHCDYCQEAFRAWVQDKYGTLDKLNHAWWTTFWSHTVTDWSQIESPAPHGETQVHAMNLDWRRFVTDQTADFIKHEIVPLKAANPAIPVTTNLMEFFEGLNYWKFADLLDVISWDSYPTWHDREGDDSRQAAKVAMMHDIIRSIKGGKPWMLMESTPSLTNWQDVSKLKRPGMHLLSSLQAVAHGSDTVQYFQWRKSRGSSEKLHGAVVDHVGHEHTRVFGDVTHVGNALEKLEEVIGTTVPAEAAVIFDWENRWGINDSQGPRNKGVKYEETAEAHYLALWEQGVPVDVIHMDADFSKYKLLVAPMLYMVRSGVGERIQKFVENGGVFVATYWSGIVDEHDLCFLGGFPGPLRKTLGIWSEEIDGLHDHDRNHILPVEGNELDLQGEYEAVELCDLIHTEGAEVLAVYGSDFYAGRPALTVNRLGQGKAYYIASRNIGLFHSHFYRSLIDDARISKALNVKLPHGVNTAIRTDGVHDYIFILNFTHESQKITLDGRTYADMLENHAIEDGSVQLDAYAVKVLKTERNK is encoded by the coding sequence GTGACGAATCAAAACATAATCAAGTACCCTCCCATTAGTGAGCGAGTTCCACGTATGCTGCATGGAGCGGACTATAACCCGGAGCAATGGCAGCATTACCCTGAGGTGTTAGCGGAGGATATCCGTCTAATGAAACTTGCCAAATGTAACGTGATGTCTGTCGGTATTTTCTCATGGGTTTCATTGGAGCCTGAGGAAGGTGTATTTACATTTGAGTGGCTGGACCGTATTCTGGATTCGTTTGCTGAGAACGGAATTTATGCGTTTTTGGCCACTCCGAGTGGAGCAAGACCAGCCTGGATGTCACAAAAATATCCTGAGGTGCTGCGTGTGGAGGCTAACCGTGTCCGTAATCTGCATGGGTTTCGCCATAATCACTGTGCTACGTCGCCTGTTTATCGGGAAAAAGTACGTATCATGAATACGAAGCTAGCCGAGCGTTATGCTAACCATCCTGCTGTTATTGGCTGGCATATTTCAAATGAATTTGGTGGAGATTGTCACTGTGATTATTGTCAGGAGGCATTTCGCGCTTGGGTCCAGGATAAATACGGTACGCTGGACAAACTCAATCACGCATGGTGGACGACCTTTTGGAGTCATACAGTTACAGATTGGAGCCAAATTGAATCTCCGGCACCTCATGGTGAGACACAGGTCCATGCTATGAATTTGGACTGGAGACGGTTTGTGACCGATCAGACCGCAGATTTTATCAAACATGAGATTGTGCCGCTCAAGGCTGCCAATCCAGCCATTCCAGTCACAACCAATTTGATGGAGTTTTTTGAAGGATTGAACTACTGGAAGTTTGCTGATCTGCTCGATGTTATATCCTGGGATAGTTACCCGACGTGGCATGACCGTGAGGGAGATGATAGCCGTCAAGCTGCGAAAGTGGCCATGATGCACGATATTATTCGTTCAATCAAGGGAGGCAAGCCTTGGATGCTCATGGAGAGTACGCCGAGTTTGACGAACTGGCAAGACGTTAGCAAGCTGAAGCGGCCGGGAATGCATCTGCTATCGTCTTTACAGGCTGTGGCACACGGGTCAGACACCGTTCAATATTTTCAGTGGCGGAAAAGTCGGGGTTCGAGTGAAAAGCTGCACGGTGCGGTCGTCGATCATGTCGGACATGAGCACACTCGGGTATTCGGGGATGTGACTCATGTCGGTAATGCGCTGGAAAAACTGGAGGAGGTTATCGGTACAACTGTACCGGCGGAGGCCGCAGTCATTTTTGACTGGGAGAACCGTTGGGGAATCAACGATTCACAGGGACCGCGGAACAAAGGTGTGAAATATGAGGAGACAGCTGAAGCGCATTATTTGGCACTTTGGGAGCAGGGTGTGCCTGTAGATGTCATTCATATGGATGCAGATTTCTCCAAATACAAACTTTTGGTAGCTCCGATGTTGTATATGGTCCGCAGTGGTGTGGGGGAGCGTATACAGAAATTTGTTGAAAATGGCGGCGTTTTCGTAGCAACCTATTGGTCTGGTATCGTAGATGAACATGATTTGTGCTTCCTTGGAGGCTTTCCGGGCCCGCTTCGTAAGACGCTGGGGATCTGGTCGGAAGAGATTGACGGATTGCATGATCATGATCGTAATCACATTTTGCCGGTTGAAGGCAATGAGCTGGATCTGCAAGGGGAGTATGAAGCTGTAGAATTGTGTGATCTCATTCATACGGAGGGTGCGGAGGTACTGGCTGTGTACGGCTCAGACTTTTATGCAGGCCGTCCGGCTTTGACGGTGAACCGTTTGGGACAGGGAAAGGCTTATTACATCGCATCACGCAACATCGGACTATTCCACAGTCATTTTTACAGAAGTTTAATTGATGATGCAAGAATCAGTAAAGCGCTCAATGTGAAGTTGCCTCATGGAGTGAATACGGCGATTCGTACCGATGGGGTTCATGATTATATTTTTATACTGAATTTCACGCATGAGTCGCAAAAGATTACGTTGGATGGACGAACTTATGCGGATATGCTTGAAAATCATGCGATAGAAGACGGTAGCGTTCAATTGGATGCCTACGCTGTTAAGGTTTTAAAGACAGAGCGCAATAAATAG
- a CDS encoding carbohydrate ABC transporter permease, with product MYHKTAPYRIFNVFNICLLVILSIMCIVPLIHVLAVSFSAKSAADANLVGLWPVQFSLEAYKKTMNNPIFLHSIWISVCRTVLGTGLTLLITFLAAYPLSKETSVFRSRNVYSWLFVFSMIFNGGLVPFYMVIQKIHLMDSFWVLVLPGAVNTFLVILMLNFFRGIPKEMEEAALIDGAGHFRTLFSIFLPISMPSIATIALFSMVFHWNSWFDGLLYLSNAKDYPLATFLQTVIIQKDMSSMSMSPKEMELLSQTTVNAAQIFIGAAPILIVYPFLQKYFVKGMTLGSVKE from the coding sequence ATGTATCATAAAACAGCGCCATACCGCATCTTCAATGTGTTTAATATTTGCTTGCTTGTGATTTTGTCCATCATGTGTATCGTTCCGCTGATTCATGTGTTGGCGGTATCATTTAGTGCTAAATCAGCAGCAGATGCCAATCTGGTTGGACTGTGGCCGGTGCAATTTTCATTAGAAGCCTATAAGAAGACGATGAATAACCCGATTTTTCTGCACTCCATCTGGATTTCTGTCTGTCGGACTGTATTGGGAACCGGCTTGACACTGCTTATTACCTTTTTAGCTGCTTATCCACTTTCAAAGGAAACATCTGTGTTCCGTAGCCGAAACGTATATTCATGGTTGTTCGTATTCAGCATGATTTTTAACGGTGGTCTGGTTCCATTCTATATGGTTATTCAAAAGATCCACCTCATGGACAGCTTCTGGGTACTTGTTTTGCCAGGAGCGGTCAACACATTTCTGGTCATCCTTATGTTGAACTTTTTTAGAGGAATTCCCAAAGAGATGGAAGAGGCCGCATTGATCGACGGAGCAGGACATTTTCGGACATTGTTTAGTATCTTTTTACCGATATCCATGCCTTCCATTGCTACGATTGCGCTGTTTAGTATGGTATTTCATTGGAACTCCTGGTTTGACGGTCTGCTCTATTTGAGCAATGCAAAGGATTATCCGCTGGCGACGTTCCTGCAAACTGTAATTATTCAGAAGGACATGAGTTCCATGAGCATGAGTCCCAAAGAGATGGAATTACTTTCTCAAACGACGGTTAATGCAGCGCAAATTTTCATTGGTGCAGCGCCTATTCTCATTGTATATCCATTTTTACAAAAGTATTTTGTTAAAGGTATGACGCTAGGTTCCGTCAAAGAGTAA
- a CDS encoding ABC transporter permease produces the protein MRSLQRTWPFHIMLLPAIIFLIVFSYIPMGGIVMAFQNYKPWLGITGSEWVGLDNFRFLFQREDSLQVVWNTLIIAVLKMFFNLVVPFVFAILLNEIRKVGLQRSIQTLVYLPHFLSWVILGGILIDLLATDGFMNRILGSIGIQPIFFLGDNNWFRFTVIVSDIWKEFGYNTIVFLAALAGINPSLYEASEMDGASRWRQTLHITVPSLIPMVVVVGTLALGNVLNAGFDQIFNLYNPLVYQKGDIIDTFVYRTALINGEMGFATAIGLFKSVISMILILISYRLAYKWAGYRIF, from the coding sequence ATGAGAAGTCTGCAACGTACGTGGCCATTTCATATCATGCTGCTGCCAGCCATCATTTTCTTAATTGTATTCAGCTACATTCCGATGGGCGGCATCGTGATGGCCTTTCAAAATTACAAACCTTGGCTAGGCATAACGGGTTCCGAGTGGGTTGGACTGGATAACTTCCGCTTTTTGTTTCAACGGGAGGACAGTCTTCAAGTCGTCTGGAATACGCTAATTATTGCTGTGTTAAAGATGTTTTTCAATCTGGTGGTTCCGTTTGTTTTTGCTATACTGCTGAATGAAATTCGCAAGGTTGGACTTCAGCGATCCATTCAAACACTGGTTTATCTGCCACACTTTCTGTCGTGGGTCATCTTGGGCGGAATTCTGATTGACCTATTGGCTACAGATGGATTTATGAACCGTATTCTCGGTAGTATCGGGATACAGCCTATCTTTTTTCTGGGAGATAACAACTGGTTTCGGTTTACTGTCATTGTATCGGATATATGGAAGGAGTTCGGCTACAACACCATTGTATTTCTCGCTGCACTGGCGGGTATTAATCCTTCGTTGTATGAGGCTTCTGAAATGGATGGAGCAAGCCGCTGGAGACAGACGCTACACATCACTGTACCTTCGTTAATTCCGATGGTAGTCGTTGTTGGAACGCTTGCACTTGGCAATGTACTGAACGCCGGTTTTGACCAGATTTTCAACCTTTATAATCCGCTGGTTTACCAAAAAGGCGATATTATTGATACATTCGTCTACCGGACAGCGTTAATCAATGGGGAAATGGGCTTTGCCACTGCTATCGGGTTGTTCAAATCCGTTATTAGTATGATTCTCATTCTGATATCTTATCGACTTGCTTACAAATGGGCAGGTTACCGCATATTTTGA